The following coding sequences are from one Gossypium hirsutum isolate 1008001.06 chromosome A12, Gossypium_hirsutum_v2.1, whole genome shotgun sequence window:
- the LOC107921449 gene encoding uncharacterized protein, with amino-acid sequence MKGFQQKTEASIRELTTSIEKLNSQGKLPSQTEPNPRQNANAVTLQSGKILEPVPGKNLGQEIAQETPGNDEQIRAKPPLPKIEPPFPGRLNQCRKSKEDKKILETFRNVEINLPLLDAIRQILRYAKFLKELCTNKRKLTGNEKVSVGENVSAVLQQKMPVTCKDRGMFTIPCKIGHLGIKKAMCDLGASINVMSYSIYESLNAGFLTKTGVTIQLADRSIVHPERVLEDVLVKVNRLVFPVDFYVIKMEEDNALGSSDILLGRPFLSIANTKIDVRSGTLMMEFDGEIVKFNIYGTISHPSEVFDAPNLKLNPLPEHLKCTFLENDETIADLKGISPLEENTEPKKEAQGRLNPNMVDVLKNENFQAHKNEKIQLEQPQY; translated from the exons ATGAAGGGTTTTCAGCAGAAAACTGAAGCATCCATAAGGGAGTTGACCAcatcaattgagaaattaaactctCAAGGGAAACTGCCatcacaaacagaaccaaacccgAGGCAGAATGCGAATGCAGTAACGTTACAAAGCGGAAAGATCCTGGAACCAGTTCCTGGCAAGAATCTTGGTCAAGAAATCGCCCAGGAAACTCCAGGAAACGATGAACAGATCCGAGCGAAACCCCCACTGCCAAAAATCGAACCTCCATTTCCAGGACGATTAAATCAGTGTCGAAAAAGTAAGGAAGACAAGAaaatcctcgaaacattcaggaatgttgAGATCAACTTACCACTGTTAGATGCCATTAGACAGATTCTGCGGTATGCCAAGTTCCTCAAAGAACTTTGCACCAACAAACGAAAactaacaggtaatgaaaaggtaagcGTTGGTGAGAATGTTTCTGCAGTTCTACAGCAAAAAATGCCGGTTACATGCAAAGATAGGGGTATGTTCACTATTCCATGCAAAATTGGCCATTtgggaattaagaaggctatgtgtgatttaggagCCTCCATAAATGTAATGtcttattctatttatgaatcacttaacgcgggtTTTTTGACAAAGACAGGTGTTACCATTCAGTTGGCAGACAGGTCCATTGTGCATCCCGAAAGGGTCCTCGAGGACGTATTAGTCAAAGTCAATAGGCTTGTCTTCCCTgtagatttttatgtgataaaaatggaggAGGATAACGCTCTTGGGTCTTCAGACATCTTGTTGGGGCGACCTTTCCTTAGTATTGCGAATACTAAGATTGATGTACGAAGCGGAACCCTCATGATGGAGTTTGACGGGGAGATTGTGAAGTTTAACATTTATGGCACTATTAGTCACCCAAGTGAAGTCTTTGAC GCACcaaatctgaaattaaatccacTTCCTGAACATCTCAAATGCACATTTTTGGAGAATGATGAGACCATTGCCGACTTAAAAGGGATCAGCCCATTGGAGGAAAATACGGAACCAAAGAAAGAGGCGCAAGGACGATTAAACCCAAATATGGTGGACGTGTTAAAAAATGAGAATTTCCAAGCTCATAAGAACGAAAAAATTCAGCTGGAACAGCCCCAATACTAG